GCTGCGCACCGCGATGAAGGTGTTTGACGTGTCGACGCTGACCATCTCGCCGTGGGCGCTGCGCGAGGGCATTGTGCTGCGCTACATCGACGCCCTTGATTCGCCGGGTGCTGAGCCCATCTCTGAACCTGAAGCCGAACTCGAACTGGAGTCCTACTCATGATCCGTTTTCTCTGGCACGTCCTCGTGCAGGTTGTCCTCGCTGCGGCAGCGCTGCTGATCGCCGGCTGGCTGATTGATGGGGTGGAGTTGCATGTCGGCGGCTTCTTCGTCGCGGTCGGGGTGTTTGCGCTCGCGCAGTCGCTGCTCGGCCCGTTCGTGTTCAACATGGCGCGCCAGTACGCCTCTGCTGTGCTCGGCGGCATCGGCATCGTCACGACGTTCCTGGCGCTCTGGATCGCGACGCTCTTCCCGGGCGGGCTGCAGATCTCGGGCGTATCCGCGTGGATCGCGACGCCCGTCATCGTCTGGGTGATCACGGCACTCGGCACCTGGATCTTGATGGGGCTGATCATCGAGAAAAAGCTCGCGGCGAAGGCGGAGATGAAGCGAGTCGCTCGCGCGCTCGAGAAGAAGTAGGGGCGGCACGCCCGGAATCTGCGTTCCGGGCGCCCGTTTTGAGTTCTCCCGTGGGCATGAGGTAGAGTTACATCTCGGTGCTACTGATCCGAAACGGTCTGAAGCCCTTGGGGTATGGTGTAATTGGCAACACGGCTGATTCTGGTTCAGTTGTTCTTGGTTCGAGTCCAGGTACCCCAGCTTTGAGAGAAGACCCCGATCTTAGATCGGGGTTTTCTTGTTTTTGCGGGCGGTTGGAGCCTCAGTTACTGAGCCGTGAGAAGGCGAAAGCGTTTCTGTAGCCCAGTCGAGATGACTCCAACCCTCACATCGCGCAAACCAGCGCCATTTTGCGTGGAGGACTGCGCATTCCGGCATTCAGGACTGCGTTCATACGTAGATTCAGTGTATGAAAAATTCATTCTGGCGAGCCATGCCCAGTGCCGGGCGGGGCCGCACTCGTAGCGGCTCAGCCAATTCCACATTCTCGCATCGACTCGGCATGCTGCTGGTGGCCACCCTCGCGGTGACCGGCGCCGGAATCGGCGGTGTCAGCGCCGCGAACGCGACCCCTGAGACAGACTCGACGCCGCCCGCAGTCGCCCCCGCCAGCGGTGACGCGCAGGAGCCCGGCGCACCCATGCGCGCGCTGGCAGCTGTTCCGGGCGTCGCCACGACGACCGAGGCGAGCCTCTGGCTAACTCCGGCCACCTACGGGCAAGGCCTGTCTCTCTCGGTCAGCGTTACGCCCGCCGGGGCGTCGTTCTTCATGGGTGCGCCCATCATGCTCGAGGTCGATGGCGTGCAGGTCGGGGAGAGCGTTCTCGTCTACATCGGCGAGGGGAAATTCTGGACCATCGTCCCGGCGACCACCCTCCTGTCCGCAGGGACACACCAAGTGGTCGCGAAGTTCCCGGGGTACTCAAGCGGCATCCCCGGGATGGCCGACGCACTGCCGTCTGAGAGTGCTCCGATCACTGTCACCGTTGCAGCGGCGACCACGACCACGGCCATCACCAGCTCGCCGGCGAGCACGACCGCGTTTACTCCCATTGACGTCGCGGCAAAAGTCACGAGCGCCCCGGCTGGCGTGAGCGGAAACGCCTCGCTGCTCGCAGACAACGTCCCTGTCGCTACTCAGGCGCTCGGCGCCGACGGAACGGTGCTGTTCGAGGACGCGATTGTGCCGTTCGGCACGACCGAGCTTTCGGTCGCGTACCTTGGCGATGCTCTCGGGAACTACAAGGTCTCGGTGTCACCCACCAAGACCTTCACGGTCACTGAGGCCTCGACCGAGACCACCCTCAACCTCTCCACTTCACGTGCGCGTGCAGGCGACGCCGTGACGTTCGTGGCGACGGTGCGCAACACCAGCGGCGCGAACCTCGTTGACCCGCGCAGTGGCATCGAGATCCTGGTCGACGGAGACGTGGTCTACACCGAGGTCTCTTCCGACGACGGCGACGCCTCGCCCGGCGACGGCGTGACGCAGTTCTCGGTCACGCTCTCTGACACCCTGCTCGGTGCGCACATCGCGACCGCGCGCTTCCTGCCTGCACCTGGCTTTGAGGCGTCGGAAAGCGACGAGGTCGACCTGCAGATCGACGGGATCGACACCGTGCTCACCCCGGCTGCGGCCGAACTGCGCGGCACGCCCAAGCACCCGGCAATCGCGACGGTTGACGTCACGAAGGTGCCGGCCCCCGACGTCAACGTGACGCGCTCCTCGGCGCATGCCCGCGACGCGGCGCTGCCGACCGACACCGGTGCGCCGGTTGACGGCTACGTGCAGGCCTTCCTTGGCGACGAGCCGGTCGGCGACCCGATCCTGGTGGAAGATGGAGCCGGAACCGGCCCGATCGCCGGCCTGCCGATCGGCACGCACGAGGTCGAGTTGCGGTTCACCGCCGGCACCTACGGTCTCTTCAGCAGCTCGGCGACCGTCTCGGTTACCGTGACCGCTGACGCCGCCGTCGCCCCCGCGGGAAACGGCGGCAAGACCGCCCTCTCGGCAACTGGTAGCGACCTCGTGCAGCCGTTCGCCCTCGTGGCGCTCGGCCTGATGGTGAGCGCAGGCCTGCTGCTGACCCTCGCGAAGCGCCGCCGCTCCGCCTAGGCGCGAGCGCACGTAGAATAACGAAACGCGCGTTGCATCCGGATCTGGATGCAACGCGCGCTTTCGTTTGCGCCGGTGGTCCGGGGCACCGCACATACGGCATAGGTGTCGGCGCGCAGGTCATGATGCTGAATAACGACCCGTTCAAGCACGAGGCCATCGGCTCGTTCACCCAGCTGCCCATGAAGCTCGCCTTGGACATCACGATTCACAAGAGTCAGGGTCAGACGCTCGATCGCATGGTTGTCGACCTCACCGGCGGTACCTTCGCCAACGGCCAGCTTTATGTCGCGCTCAGCCGGTGCACCAGCCTCGAAGGGCTCGTATTGAAGCGCGACGTCTTGCCGCGCGACCTCAAGACCGACATGCGTGTGCGCCGCTATCTCACGGGTGCGGGATCGAATGTGGAGAGCCTCGGACGAGTGTTCATTTCGATCCTGCAGGTGGGGCAGGAGGGGGACCGGTATCGCCCGCGGCCCATCGAAATCGCGGTCGTCACGGACGACGGTGATGAGGCCACCACCGTGGTCAACCCCACGAGCGACCTGTTCTCGGCGCAGAGCGACTTTGGCCTTACCGCGCGCGACGTCGCGCCGGCCCAGGTGCTGACGGAAGCCTGGGCCGCGCTCTCGCCGCTGCTCGCGGGCCGCGTGCCGA
This genomic stretch from Leucobacter sp. CX169 harbors:
- a CDS encoding phage holin family protein, yielding MIRFLWHVLVQVVLAAAALLIAGWLIDGVELHVGGFFVAVGVFALAQSLLGPFVFNMARQYASAVLGGIGIVTTFLALWIATLFPGGLQISGVSAWIATPVIVWVITALGTWILMGLIIEKKLAAKAEMKRVARALEKK
- a CDS encoding Ig-like domain repeat protein: MKNSFWRAMPSAGRGRTRSGSANSTFSHRLGMLLVATLAVTGAGIGGVSAANATPETDSTPPAVAPASGDAQEPGAPMRALAAVPGVATTTEASLWLTPATYGQGLSLSVSVTPAGASFFMGAPIMLEVDGVQVGESVLVYIGEGKFWTIVPATTLLSAGTHQVVAKFPGYSSGIPGMADALPSESAPITVTVAAATTTTAITSSPASTTAFTPIDVAAKVTSAPAGVSGNASLLADNVPVATQALGADGTVLFEDAIVPFGTTELSVAYLGDALGNYKVSVSPTKTFTVTEASTETTLNLSTSRARAGDAVTFVATVRNTSGANLVDPRSGIEILVDGDVVYTEVSSDDGDASPGDGVTQFSVTLSDTLLGAHIATARFLPAPGFEASESDEVDLQIDGIDTVLTPAAAELRGTPKHPAIATVDVTKVPAPDVNVTRSSAHARDAALPTDTGAPVDGYVQAFLGDEPVGDPILVEDGAGTGPIAGLPIGTHEVELRFTAGTYGLFSSSATVSVTVTADAAVAPAGNGGKTALSATGSDLVQPFALVALGLMVSAGLLLTLAKRRRSA
- a CDS encoding helicase C-terminal domain-containing protein, which gives rise to MMLNNDPFKHEAIGSFTQLPMKLALDITIHKSQGQTLDRMVVDLTGGTFANGQLYVALSRCTSLEGLVLKRDVLPRDLKTDMRVRRYLTGAGSNVESLGRVFISILQVGQEGDRYRPRPIEIAVVTDDGDEATTVVNPTSDLFSAQSDFGLTARDVAPAQVLTEAWAALSPLLAGRVPTGVDIDTALSLIDSELKRGEVVTRMTLGAELPGGLFSAQDHRDLRAPTALERARAMQRSRSGWRLSRRERWRPFRAARSRCS